Sequence from the Chanodichthys erythropterus isolate Z2021 chromosome 12, ASM2448905v1, whole genome shotgun sequence genome:
TTAAACTTGGCTGTTTGCAGGTTACTGGAAAAAAGCTTCTGGAAAAGGGTGAACTGAAACGCAGATACACCATCATTCCTCTAAACAAAATCTCAGCACGAACCCTCAATGACAACGTAGTGCGTGCTGCCAAAAACTTGGTGAGAGCTCTACTATTGAGCTGTTGTTGAATTTATGCTTTGTTTGAAATTTTCTCAGCAGCATTTTGTTTACTGAGAGGAAACCCATTTGTTCTGTGTTGCAGGTTGGGCCAGATAACGTGCACACGGCTCTGTCATTGGTTGGTTATGAATCGGAGCTGAGGAAGGCCATGGAGTATGTTTTTGGCACTACACTGGTTTGTGACAGTTTAGACAATGCTAAAAGAGTTGCCTTTGACAAAGGTGTGAGCACCAAAACAGTCACACTTGGAGGAGACGTGTTTGATCCTCAGGGAACATTAACAGGAGGTTTGTATGGGTGTAACTGTCTGTTACTCCATGAGATTCAGACCTGTTATTAATTCTCTGTGTTTACTAAGTTACAGCTCCAACTATTTGTTTTGGGATATAATTTCACTAAAATTCCAAATTACATAAATCTGACCTTTTTTCCTTTTGATGTTGATAGAGaatttttctttaatatttttttccctaaTTATGTAGTGAATTATGacctgtatttttatttaccattatagtatttttttttctccaattaacttttatttttatattttcagttttaattttagtttaagttttactcattttgttgtgcttttataaatttttttttttttttttttttttttttttttttactattaaaactatttatttatatttcatactTCTTAAATTTCAGTTATTTAGCAAGGCAACACtgcttgtttaatttttttcatctaatatttatatattattttatttcagctttatttccgCCACAGttcagtaaaaaaataattctgtaagtcataatgagaaagtttctcatacCAATGACTTactatgttcataataatacGAAAcgttctcgtaataatgagaaactttctcataatGACGTAATTGTCCTTCAcagatatatattttcaaaGCTTTAAGCATAGTGTTTAGTATGTGGCGGTTTGGCTCTGCTTTATGCTCTTGGCAGATGATTTTATTCCATTATTAGCTAATCTTACATTTTATCTGTACAAGCATACCCTGGAAATTAAACATTCtgctgtttgagctacagggtTGCTCAAAGATACAAAACCCCCATTCTTCCTAGTTATCACTTTTGGCACCAGCCATTGAAAAATATTGGTGGACCACTATTTACAAAGAGTATAATGATTCCTGTGGGGGTTTTATCCAGAAGACAGATTAGTTTACAGTCTGAATACATTTCCAAGGCAAAGTAGAACATGGTGTTCTCTAATAACtgttaactgtgtgtgtgtaggtgcgCGTGCTCAGGCGGCCTCCGTCCTGTCTAAACTGGCTGAGGTAAAGGACATTCAGGATAGTCTGAGGACTAAAGAGGCAGAACTCACCGCAGTGGAGTCTGAGCTCAGCAGCCTCAAGGGCACAGCTGAGAAGTGAGTCTGTCCAATATACAACCTCTTAAAAAACCtcactgaccaatcagaactaCAAGATGGAAGGCTAAATGTTGTTTTGTTCTCCTTCAGATATCGTCAGCTGAAGCAGCAGTTGGACCTGAAGACTGAGGAGGCTCGGATCCTAGAAACCAAACTTCAGCAGAGCTCCTTCCATAAACAACAGGAGGAGCTGGAGAACCTGCGCAAGACCATCGGTACAAACAAATACCCCGAAATGGGGCTAATTCTCATGCTGAAGTCAGGGCTCAGTATAGCTACACAATAGGACCAACTGTTGGTTTCACTGTTCTTTAACCATCTTTGTGCTCCATTTCTTTAGAGGAGTCTGAGGAAACGCTACAGAAGACAAAGGAGGTTCAGAAGAAGGCAGAGGAGAAGTACAAAGTTCTGGAGAACAAGATGAAAAACGCTGAAgccgagagagagaaagaactgAAAGCAGCccagcagaagctcaaccaggCCAAGAGTAAAGCAGATGCCTTCAACAAGAGACTGAAAGAGAAACAGCAGGTACTTTTTGTTCACTATAGCTCTATTCGCACAGTAATTGTTTCTCACGGGGGCGTAAGGTGTTTTCAGTGTTTACAGGGGTTTGTCTGTGttaattcctatggaagttgaggTTCCTTAGGAATGAACTGAAAACGCTCCGCGACAATAGACTATGAATTGCCGTGCGgattttactttcgctttcaaaTTAGTGCCAATTCGGGGGTGGCAATTGGTGGGTTATTATTCTTGACAAACTAGACAAACACAATTAATCATTTGCAGGTTTCCTATTAGCACTGGGATTAAATccaaaatattgcaaaaatctTCCACAATCATGTTCAGTCAGCTCCTCACTCTCGTGATAAATGAAATCTGACTCCTGCAGCTGATCTGTGCTGCAACTCTCGTTCGGCTCACGCttaatattactattaataattattattattgctattttATGTCTGTCAATTTGATTAAAACAAGGAATCATGTTCTCATGTTCTGCTAATATGAATTATATCTTGAATCTGCTGAAATGTtcctataaatatattttctttccaaCTGtgcattttgaataaaaaaataaatatatttcccCACTAACCTGCAGCAGTCAAGTGCTTGTCTtctcattaaagggttagttcacccaaaaattaaatttctgtcatttattacttgccctcatgccgttccacacccataagaccttcgttaatctttggaacgcaaattaagatatttttgttgaaatctgatggctccgtgaggcctgcataaggagcaatgacatttcttctctcatggtccataaaggtactaaaaacacatctaaatcaattcatgtgagtaaagtggttcaatattaatattataaagcaacgagaatatttttggtgcggcaaaaaaccccaaataatgacttatatagttatggccgatttcaaaacactgctacaggaagcttcagagcataatgaaaATTTCCTCTTTGTAAGAGGAAATTGCTCTTTGTAAGTTCTTAGAAAAGTCCTTATTCGGTAATCATGAATGACTGCAAAAGTTGTGAAAAAAGTTGTGGTCAAAAGGTGTGGGAATTCTGTGGTTTAAACTCTCGTCATGTTTAGGAGGCAGATGCAGTGGCTCTGGAGTTGGAGGAGCTGAAGAGAGAGCAGGCTGGATATGAGCAGCAGATTCAAGCTGTAGATGAAGCTCTCAAAGCCATACAGGAGCAGATCGACACCATGTCCACACAAGTTTTGGCCAGTAAGGTATTGAAATAACCGCAATTGCCTTACAAAGATGTCCCTTAAAGGTTATGCATTTATTCTCTGTGCCATGTATGTCAACTGtcacattttgtatgtttagGAAGCAGTGCGTGTTGCGCAGGAGCAGTTGTCCCAGCAGAAGGAGGTGATTCTGGGACAGGAGAGAGAGATTAAAGGAAAGACCGGAGAAGCAAACCGCCTCAGagaacaaaacaatgacacccAGCTCAAAATCAAAGAGCTGGAACACAACATCAGCAAACACAAGAAAGACAGCGCTGATGCCACAGCCAAGGTCAGAGGAAGTGAATGATACCAATAGAGACTAGTATGTTGTTGATTCGACTGTATGTAATGTTTGCGTGTGTTCAGGTGGCCCGCATGTTAGCTGAGAATGACTGGATTTCCTCTGAGAAGCATCTCTTCGGTCAACCTAACACTGCCTACGATTTCAAGACCAACAATCCCAAAGAGGCTGGACAGAGGCTGAAGAGACTCGAGGAGACTAAAGACAAGCTGGAGAGAAACGTCAACCGCAGAGCCATGAACATGCTCAGTGAGGCTGAGGAGAGGGTACGACCTTTGACCTCTTTAGTGACTTCTGTAAAAGATGTTGTTAGTATAAGAATACATAAAACACATATGAAAGTAAAATACTATGAAAATACTGTGAAATActatttaaacttttatttcagtatattttaaattattcctttgacaaagctgaattttcagcattcgtttattaatattattattttgtggtGTCGTGTTTGGGTCAAATCTCACAAAAACCTTCATCCAGTTACAGCTCTGGTATTTTATtgttgtagtagtagtagtaactATATCAatataataattgtaattattttatattatgcatgtgttttattgttatttgtCTGCTTTCTTTCAGTACAACGATCTGAGGAAGAAAAAGAGAATTGTTGAGAATGATAAAGCCAAAATCCTGGAAACAATTGAAGAGTTGGACCAGAAGAAGAATGAAGCACTCAATGTGGCATGGCAGAAGGTAAAATACCAACCCATCACCTATTAAACttttacaattaattaattataatcacaacttaaaaaaaatagataaaacaACCATGATGCATCTGGTTCAGTACAGTCTTTTCGATTGCAGGTGAACAAAGATTTTGGATCCATATTCTCCACCTTGTTGCCTGGGGCAAATGCACGTTTGGCTCCACCCGAGGGGTGTGGTGTCCTGGACGGGTTGGAGTTTAAAGTGGCTCTAGGGAACACCTGGAAAGAGAACTTGACAGAGCTCAGCGGGGGTCAAAGGTCAGCCTTTGCACAACTCTTTTGCTAAAAGTGGCATATCGCTCCTAGAATCGATAGCCATTTTGGTTATGGCTCTCCAGGTCACCATTTCTTGGCCACAGATCCATTAGAGCATCAGATCGTGGACTGAGCCTATTACTGCATATTTCCCAGTACATGTGCTGCCCATTGATCACCTGATGCATTTGTGCGTGTTTCAGGTCTCTGGTGGCGCTCTCTCTAATTTTAGCTATGTTGCTGTTCAAACCCGCTCCCATTTACATCCTGGATGAAGTGGATGCCGCTCTTGATCTCTCACACACTCAAAACATCGGACAGATGCTGAGGACACACTTTACACACTCACAGGTAATACACATACTCAAAATAATTGTGCTATACGCTAGTTTTCCAGCTCATCAGTAATATAAAGCTATAATATGACTGTATTTGAACAGAAACTGAATgaccatttttttctttgcagtTTGTGGTGGTGTCTCTGAAAGATGGAATGTTTACCAATGCAAACGTACTCTTCAAGACCAAATTTGTGGACGGCATCTCCACAGTCACTCGCACAGCTCAAACTCACGAGGGAAAGGTTTTGGCCCAGCGCAACCAGGAGAAAGCTAGGGACAAACGCCAGAGACAGATACTGGCCAGCTAAACACTTTCTGTGTAGCACAAATGTTTAAGCTTTTATTACTTTCAGTTGAGAAAATGAAATGGTATATTTAAAATTGTCAGTACTAAAAGCTTTTTGGACACATCTGATTTGTGCATCTAATGCATGTGAAATAGCTCTGTAAATCTCCTCTTACCattacttattttaaaatgctgttttattcACACACAAATCTTTTCACATTATGGAATGTAGTTGCTATGCTACCTTTTAATCCTGTTTTTACTGAGTCTGTTTTCTCTCTGTACACTTTCAGTATATTTGTTTGTAGGGTGATTTTTGGCCTTTTGAAACTTTGCAAGCtacttttatataaataaaatgtcaaaaaatggTTGTGGTTTCAGAAATTAAGCCAAGATGACATCCTGCCTAAACGTACATATAATTGATtagtttgattaaaaaaaaaaaaaaaaaagtagtgaaTAGTCTAATTTACACTTGTGTCTCTATTGTCTTGAGGTGTCTAAAATCAGCTAGATGTTACTGATTGTGGATTAAATGAGTCAGATATGTTGCAAGACATAtggataacactttattttagggtattttaactagttgcttattagcatgcatactactagaatattggctatttattagtacttaagcacatattaatgccttattctgcattaccttattctacattcttaatcctacccaatgtCTAAATTTAACtgatttactattaataaacagtaaattaggagtttattgaggggaAAAGTTGtccactttacaataaggttcattagttaatgtattaactaacatgaactaaccatgagcaatacatttgttactgtatttactaatcttcgttaacattAATGGAAATAGtcgttcattgtttgttcacagtgcattaactaatgttaacaagattttaataatgtattagtaaatgttcaAATTAACAAAGATAAAGAAATgttgtataagtgcagttcattattagctcatgttaactaatgtagttaactaataaaccttattgtaaagtgttactgagaCAAGTGTCCTTTCAccaaaataagataaaaaacatgaatttagaaaatggatgagaaatgttcatttcatgCTGATTTGTACAAATACACACCCAAAAAAATTGCACTTTTTAATTTAAGGGGCACAGACTACAAATGGGGAGATGAGACCTAGTATAACATGCCTCCTTACAAATGTATccattatgaaaaaaaatattttcacatgCAAAAATGGGCAAAGGCAGGTTTGAGGTGTCAACTTCCTTTATGTTACAAACTTCCCTTTAATACACACAGTACCTTTACACCAAccctcattaaaaaaaaaaaaaatgttgcatttCATATGGATCCCTGTCCCTCCTGCTTGACTTTGTCTTACCTCCTTTTCTAACAgcactgaatgaatgaaagCAAAAGGTTGACTATGTAGACATTTCTCAGTCAGTATCTGAATGGGAAAATTTCTTTAACAAACTGGAGGGGCATTTACATAGAAAACTGCAATAGTCACTCAACCCCTTTGAGTGTAATAATGTATATGGTGCACAAGGGCAGCACTAACCCTTATCTTGACAAAACAAGCAGTTTCATGTGTAGAACTGCAGCAAGCCTTTTGCTTCACAATCTCTATGATTTCctgtattttgaaaaaaaaacactacccCAGCTATTAATATTCTCACACTTGCACATACTGAGACTTTAACAAGGTTAAAATGGTCGGTGAAAGTGGCTTACTGAAGCCAAATGTAGTCTTTGCACATTGGTTAAAGCATTAGGTCCAAGAGTTCATACGTGGAATTAAAGGTTCATGGAATTAAAGGTTTATGGGTTTATGGCCTACACAGCTGGTGGAGTGTAGAGATTATGGCAAAATATGTGAACTGAAGTGTACAGTATATGACATGGCCGTGAGGATCATTACTGAAATGTACAATTGAGATTCCCAAATTGACTCTCAGAACAGTGTgactgtgaatgtgtgtgtgggcAGGTTATTCATGGCAGGGCTTGTATTTTTCTTCTCATTGTCTGGGCTTTGTCCTTCAGGTCTGGACGGCTGTCTGTTTCCATGGTGGCTAAAGAACGCTGAAGCTGTTGACGGCTCCTCTCAGTCAGACACTCCCACTGATCACTTTCTACAAACATAAAGCAGCATGAATCTTAAGAGTGAGAAGGTTTCTATCCAACTTTCATACCTGCACATTTTAGCAAAATTCACCTTTCTGACAATGAAATGGGCCATTCACATGATTAATTCAAGTCAGCACAGTATGATGCCTAATAAAGTAGTGTTCATaatagagttgtcaaaagtaccgacttcggtacctatcggtattgaaattttaaaaatgtgacgctttgagcgctgttgagcggattcgtaaacacctccgattggccattgtgttgatgcgctcatcagatatgcccgtgattggctacaatgatcaacgcaagCATTTGAAAGCGCTTTGTGAAGAGATttattgatgactatttacaaagttgatcattgaagccaatcacagacatatccgatgagccgtgaaaacaacggccaatcagagatgtttacgaatccactcaacagcgctcaaagtgtcacattttttaaatttcagtaccgactaggtaccgaagtcggtattTTTGACAACTCTAGTTCATAAGCACAGCGTTGCTTTGTGTACGGGGTAACCGCTGTATTTCTACTTTTCCATAACCACTATCTACTGTACTGTGAAGtagagtgaatttgcatttccattTTGCCGTCTGCTGCTTTTGTTCAGACcaattatataacaatatataacatACATAATCATTTATTGGGCTGAAATGTGAAATTTATCACTTTATAAAACCCCCTTTTTTTGTCAACTTGAACTGTAAAGTTGTTTAGATTGtagtcattttacattttaggaTGTTACCATAGACATTGGTGTTGATTCAAAACAATAttgctcacaaaaaaaaaaaaaaaaacattctattCTATTATCAGACTTTTCTGAAACgtttttaacaaattaaattaacttaaattCCTTCACTGGTCCGGAGTCTGCAGGTATTCACTTTAAAAATTGTCTTCATTGTTAAGGTACTACATTATTAACAGATGCATTGGGCTTGTTGTCTATCACTACAGAAAATAATTTAGTTTTACACTTGGAACATTTGAAGCATGATACAATTAAACTTTCTGTAATAACACGTTAATCAACTAGTTTTATGAATGTCAGAGCAAATAAACACTACCTTCAATCCTCTTCAAAAGAAGTTCAACTACCACCAAGGCTTCTGTTCTTACTGATGAATAGCTTTTGTTTTCTGTAGGAAGAAAAGAATAATTTCTCATTAGCAAAGTCTGAATAATAGAAAAAGATGTTGACATAAAAAGTTATTGTGAGAAATTTCTGTTGGAAGCCGATAGTCAGCAAAACTTTGGTAACCAACATTAATCAAAATGTCTTTTTGCTCTGCAGAAGAAATtaagtcatacagatttggaacaaacATGAGGAGGGGGGTGGGagtacattttcatttcataatgTTTAGAAGTTCATGAGAAACCACCTAGTGGTGATGCCAGGGCAGTGCAGGTTTCTGACATCATCTCAGTCAGAACAGCAGTGTTCTGATGTTCCTTTTCCAACAGTAGCAACCTAGAacatacacaaaaacacaatacaGACAAGATTTTGAACGCTGTAAAGCATTTCACAAACAACTTTATCACATTACTATTTTTCTACCTTGTAGGCACAGCCATTTCaaccaaaaaaatacaaatattatatattaaataaatattattattatattaaattatatattacatttttgaagTTAAGAAAATCATATATTTCCATTCAGAAGTGTATTTCCCACAGAAAAGGTATATGTTAGAAAACTTTCAAGATTTTTAGTGAGTACACTCTACCCCTGATAGAAGACCTTCATGGCGCGCAGGACTCCCAGTTGAACCCTCCACGTGCTCAGCTTCAGTCTGTCACACATTATTCTACAAACCTCATTCTGGAACTGATCTGCAACACAAAACACGCTCATTATACATCTCTCTGCTGCCCTTTTGTGTGTCTAAGTCTTGTAGCTGATACTTACTCTGTGTCTGAATGGTTTTAGGCCAAGCCTTTCCAAGCGTCTCAAATGCACACAGTAAAACTTCTGTTTCTAATTCACGAGCTTTAGCATCATCGTCGTCATCATCATGTCTCGGGGAACCGGCACTCGCTGGCTGATTCtaaacagaaaaaacaaaacaaaattgtatgCTTTTAAAATTGAATATTGGATATGGAGCttccaaaaacattaaaggatATTGTTACACTGTCACTCAGTTGGACTGAAATACCAAAGCTGAGTGGATTTTAAAAAAGGAGAGATTTACTATGAGCATGTAAGGTTTACTGCACCTTTTTAATGAGAGGAAGAACAATGTCAGTGATTTCCTGAAAACGATCCACCTGCGTCGACTCCAAGATGTCTGCTGCACTGTGTAAAGCTGCCATTTTATAAACCAGACTCTCCTTCTTACATTCCTTCAGCACCAGATCCAGCACCTCGCTCACCGTTGGCTGACCTGCTGCAGGCTTCTGTAGCTCCACGCTAGATATAAATCACATGCATATGAAAAGGTAATGAAATGTACTGTTCTACTTGTAGGTTTACTAACCCAGAATCAGCAagatgctaataactttttattGTGAGTTATGGTTTCCCAACATCTTCTGCACATTTTCCCACAATGGTTCAATGATGTTGTCAGGACAACTGAGACTTGCAACTCCccataaaatgcaataaaaaaaactaaaaaaaaaaaaactgaacaggataatttatgtaaatagtaattatttttaattgtggAATAATACttcataacttttttaaatCTAGTACttctgttaaagggatagtttacacaaaaatgaaaattctctcatcatttactcaccctcatgctttCCCTGATGTagatgacttactttcttcagATAACCACAAAcagatttttagaaaaataatccatcCATATAATGCAAGCCAATGGTTGCTGCTCGGTTGACACTTGAAAAACCACACAGCGATTGTCAC
This genomic interval carries:
- the smc2 gene encoding structural maintenance of chromosomes protein 2, which encodes MYIKSIVLEGFKSYAERTEINGFDPFFNAITGLNGSGKSNILDSICFLLGISNLSQVRATNLQDLVYKNGLAGITKATVSITFDNSNKKQSPLGFETHDEITITRQVVIGGRNKYLINGVNANNLRVQDLFCSVGLNVNNPHFLIMQGRITKVLNMKPPEILAMIEEAAGTRMYECKKISAQKTIEKKDAKLKEIQTILDEEITPAMEKLKEERASYLEYQKLMREIEHLSRLYVAYLFVCAEETKLKSTEELQEMQSSIAQLQENMRQNEAKVKELSAEIQELERRRDKEVGGVLKTLEETLSEAQRVDTKAQSALDMKKQNLKDETKKRKELVKNMEEDKKMMSAKEVEVAKAMERLKAIQEGGQKDAEALEAAQQHFKAVSAGLSSNEDGAEATLSGQMMTCKNDISKAETEAKQAQMKLKHAQQELKSKQAQVKKMDSGYKKDQDTFEAVKKCIEKLQAEMKKLNYEDGREEGLLEQKRQFSRDVNQLRETYESLMGQFPNLRFEYTDPERSWDRSKVKGLVANLFTVTDVSNATALEVVAGGRLYNVVVDNEVTGKKLLEKGELKRRYTIIPLNKISARTLNDNVVRAAKNLVGPDNVHTALSLVGYESELRKAMEYVFGTTLVCDSLDNAKRVAFDKGVSTKTVTLGGDVFDPQGTLTGGARAQAASVLSKLAEVKDIQDSLRTKEAELTAVESELSSLKGTAEKYRQLKQQLDLKTEEARILETKLQQSSFHKQQEELENLRKTIEESEETLQKTKEVQKKAEEKYKVLENKMKNAEAEREKELKAAQQKLNQAKSKADAFNKRLKEKQQEADAVALELEELKREQAGYEQQIQAVDEALKAIQEQIDTMSTQVLASKEAVRVAQEQLSQQKEVILGQEREIKGKTGEANRLREQNNDTQLKIKELEHNISKHKKDSADATAKVARMLAENDWISSEKHLFGQPNTAYDFKTNNPKEAGQRLKRLEETKDKLERNVNRRAMNMLSEAEERYNDLRKKKRIVENDKAKILETIEELDQKKNEALNVAWQKVNKDFGSIFSTLLPGANARLAPPEGCGVLDGLEFKVALGNTWKENLTELSGGQRSLVALSLILAMLLFKPAPIYILDEVDAALDLSHTQNIGQMLRTHFTHSQFVVVSLKDGMFTNANVLFKTKFVDGISTVTRTAQTHEGKVLAQRNQEKARDKRQRQILAS